One part of the Mariniflexile litorale genome encodes these proteins:
- a CDS encoding TonB-dependent receptor, whose protein sequence is MQQITTIIKLKRNRFCSFLIFTFFLVLSGYAQEIKISGLVTSAIDNMPLPGVNVIEKGTSNGNITNFDGSYSIKASSEAVLVYSYIGFKTQEIKVSSQSKIDIALIEDVESLDDVVVVGYGTQRKEDVTSAVSSVKSDEFVKGNVNDIGQLLQGKVAGLSVSMNSGDPRAGSQIRLRGTNSIIGSSSPLILIDGIPGDFQTVAPEDIESIDVLKDGSAAAIYGTRGTNGVILITTRRASGSYTNRVDYSVSVSTQEIANRLDVLSADDYRRQIEQGERDPSQDFGSSTNWLNEMTRTPFSQVHNLTLRGGNSKTNYIANINYRGLEGVFLKSNNKTFSGRIDINHNMLDDKLKFNFGMISRSQNNTTTTDQNYTYRQALIRNPTEPIYDAEGNWFERPGNFDYENPLARIYESDGEERSLFSRYNTKITYEPVKGLKLNALGSLGRYYQTRGYAETKNHISNVKNGLNGFVYNGTRETQEKLLELTAQYSASINKHAFTFLTGYSHQESYYRDYSMTNRDFPTDEFSYHNIGLGNGINEGDASVGGETSKSNLIGFFNRLNYNFDNRYLFMASVRHEAASQLYRTEKPWGTFPAVSAGWRISEESFLKDVDFIYNLKLRAGFGVTGTPNGSAFGAVPLLGFGSYFYYNGEWIRTLVPSQNANPDLKWEEKRETNLGLDFGFIDNRISGSVDYYERDINDLLYDYSVPVPPNLYPTTRANVGKMKNKGLEIALNFIPVQNENFEWTSNLNFSTNSNKLVSISNDLYQSTNDFFTAGGTGSPITTFTHLVKVGEAVGNFYGFKVTGIDDDGLWIYETPEGETQSYDEFNHSFEDKQVLGNGLPKYYANWNNSFKYKQFDLTVAMRGAFDYQILNFERMYFENPSIQQYNRLTSSEDPIFGKDVALNAPEEFTSHYIEDGDFWKIDNITIGYNFDKIGKHIKSARLSFSTLNTFTFTKYSGIDPEVNRGGLAPGNDGRDKYPTTRTYTLGLNVSF, encoded by the coding sequence ATGCAGCAAATAACAACAATTATTAAGCTAAAACGAAATCGATTTTGTTCGTTTTTAATCTTCACTTTTTTTCTTGTATTATCAGGATATGCTCAGGAAATTAAGATATCTGGACTGGTTACCAGTGCTATAGATAACATGCCGTTACCCGGTGTTAATGTTATAGAAAAAGGCACATCCAATGGTAATATAACAAATTTTGATGGAAGTTATTCCATCAAAGCATCTTCAGAAGCAGTTCTTGTTTATTCCTATATTGGGTTTAAAACACAAGAGATTAAGGTAAGCAGTCAAAGCAAAATTGATATTGCGTTAATTGAAGATGTAGAATCTCTTGATGACGTGGTAGTAGTGGGGTATGGTACTCAAAGAAAAGAAGATGTAACAAGTGCTGTGTCTTCAGTAAAGTCAGATGAATTTGTAAAAGGTAATGTCAATGATATAGGCCAGTTACTTCAGGGAAAAGTGGCAGGTTTATCGGTTTCTATGAATAGTGGAGATCCTCGTGCAGGTTCTCAAATACGTTTGAGAGGTACTAACTCCATAATAGGTTCTAGTAGCCCTCTTATTCTTATTGATGGAATTCCAGGAGATTTTCAAACGGTAGCTCCTGAAGATATAGAGTCTATTGATGTTTTAAAAGACGGGTCGGCTGCTGCCATTTATGGTACCAGAGGTACAAATGGGGTAATATTAATAACAACTAGAAGAGCTAGTGGGTCTTATACAAACCGAGTAGATTATTCGGTAAGTGTAAGTACACAGGAAATTGCAAACCGATTGGATGTTTTATCTGCTGATGATTATAGACGTCAGATTGAACAAGGAGAAAGAGATCCTAGTCAGGATTTTGGAAGCTCAACAAATTGGTTAAACGAAATGACACGCACACCATTTAGCCAAGTACATAATTTAACTTTAAGAGGCGGCAATAGCAAAACAAATTATATAGCTAATATTAATTACAGAGGTTTAGAAGGGGTGTTTTTAAAATCAAATAATAAAACATTCTCAGGACGTATAGACATCAATCACAATATGCTTGATGATAAATTGAAATTTAATTTTGGAATGATAAGTCGTTCGCAAAATAACACAACGACTACAGATCAAAACTATACTTACAGGCAAGCATTAATCAGAAATCCAACAGAGCCTATTTATGATGCAGAAGGAAACTGGTTTGAACGCCCAGGGAATTTTGATTATGAAAACCCTTTGGCTCGTATTTATGAATCTGATGGAGAGGAACGGTCTTTATTTAGTAGGTATAATACGAAAATAACTTATGAACCTGTAAAAGGTTTAAAGCTTAATGCATTAGGTTCTTTAGGTCGTTATTATCAAACGCGAGGTTATGCTGAAACTAAAAATCATATATCTAATGTAAAAAACGGTTTGAATGGATTTGTTTATAATGGAACCAGAGAAACTCAGGAGAAATTACTCGAGTTAACTGCACAATATTCCGCATCTATAAATAAACACGCTTTTACATTTTTAACGGGATATAGTCATCAAGAAAGTTACTATCGGGATTATTCAATGACAAATAGAGATTTTCCAACTGATGAGTTCTCATATCATAATATTGGGTTAGGTAATGGCATAAATGAAGGTGATGCTTCAGTAGGAGGCGAAACATCCAAATCAAATTTAATAGGATTTTTTAATAGGTTAAATTATAATTTTGATAATAGATATTTATTTATGGCTAGTGTACGTCATGAAGCTGCTAGTCAATTATATCGTACTGAAAAACCATGGGGGACTTTTCCAGCTGTTTCGGCAGGATGGAGAATTTCAGAAGAATCGTTTTTAAAAGATGTTGATTTTATTTACAACCTTAAATTAAGAGCGGGTTTTGGTGTTACGGGTACACCTAATGGGAGTGCCTTTGGTGCGGTTCCGTTACTAGGGTTTGGCTCGTATTTCTACTACAACGGCGAATGGATAAGAACATTGGTTCCCTCACAGAATGCAAATCCTGATTTGAAATGGGAGGAAAAACGTGAAACTAATTTAGGGCTCGATTTTGGGTTTATTGATAATAGAATTAGTGGAAGTGTAGATTATTATGAACGTGATATAAACGATTTACTATATGATTACTCGGTTCCTGTGCCTCCAAATCTTTATCCTACAACTCGTGCCAATGTTGGGAAAATGAAAAATAAAGGTTTAGAGATTGCTTTAAATTTTATTCCAGTACAGAATGAAAATTTTGAATGGACATCAAATTTAAATTTTTCTACAAACTCAAATAAGCTGGTAAGTATTTCTAACGATTTATATCAATCAACCAACGATTTTTTTACAGCAGGTGGTACTGGCTCACCAATAACAACCTTTACCCATCTTGTTAAAGTAGGAGAAGCTGTTGGTAATTTTTATGGTTTCAAAGTAACAGGTATTGATGACGACGGTTTATGGATTTATGAAACCCCAGAAGGGGAAACGCAAAGTTATGATGAGTTTAATCATAGTTTTGAAGATAAGCAGGTTTTAGGTAATGGCCTTCCAAAATATTATGCTAATTGGAATAACTCATTCAAGTATAAACAGTTTGATTTAACAGTTGCAATGCGTGGTGCATTTGATTATCAAATCTTAAATTTTGAACGTATGTATTTTGAAAACCCTTCCATTCAGCAGTATAACAGGCTAACCTCGTCTGAAGATCCGATTTTTGGTAAAGATGTAGCATTAAACGCTCCAGAAGAGTTTACCAGTCATTATATAGAAGACGGAGATTTCTGGAAGATAGACAATATTACTATAGGTTATAATTTCGATAAGATTGGAAAGCATATTAAATCAGCTAGGTTGTCTTTTTCAACATTAAACACTTTTACATTTACCAAATATTCAGGTATAGATCCTGAAGTAAATAGAGGAGGGCTAGCCCCTGGGAATGATGGTCGTGATAAATACCCAACAACAAGAACATATACTTTGGGATTAAATGTTTCTTTTTAA
- a CDS encoding DEAD/DEAH box helicase family protein — protein sequence MNVSPLPQIQFFRFLFKGREDVFAVRWEKGNKSGYMPAYFYDPYRLRVHKMNGGTFQNFTEKSYLKYTDEQIQKHLEGFHHIGIYPLLQDNTTWFLVADFDKANWQNEAVIFLNACKEKEIPAYLERSRSGNGGHVWIFFDKPYPAIRSRKIFISILEQSGAFSMFDKSSSFDRLFPNQDFLSGKGFGNLIALPFFKPTFEKGNSCFVNPESFEPFTDQWDFLKNVQKVSTDYLDELYKSLSPDVPIIIPQPTNGKLSISLNNTIRISRNGLTPSLTHFLKEELNFANSEFFIKKKSGRNTFETVRYFKLIEESESEIFIPRGFIGKLLRFCKESQIEFDFLNERKLKPSIPLAFNAALRNHQLCVIETVSKKDYGVIVAPPGSGKTVIGLKIIADKRQPALIIVHRKQLLEQWTERIEAFLGIPKRDIGIFGQGKSKIGKQITVATIQSLPKQIESVQNQFGTIIVDECHHVPAETFRNTIEKLQAYYLYGLTATPFRKYSDGKMIFTHLGKIIANIQPTEIENYKQAKIIIRNSELNVPYNSKTDSFETLSKILVHDTARNKLIFEDVKTELNQGKKAVIITERKEHIDTLYLFLKHSYESVTLSGEDSETSKKAKWKTLQEGNFQVLITTGQYFGEGTDLQNISCLFLVYPFSFEGKLIQYIGRVQRSEINPTIYDYRDYKIGYLNKLYLKRNTYYRKIDKQATLFDEPKDEITTSNHVITIEKKIKVPIEELEFHYGSVAFKYSVVEMNTELQFQVENNEIRPEFEVLKPYFIKTLKSKSVVVELFAEFENGKLVSQLALSTTIDRINKEVVEGVKFQFLNKRLLKQFSPKNQNILTSDELQEQDKIYSNAEELLNEILKNKLYKHSEHIQYLAERHERSIMKIRFVLNPFSFVFLLAGEQSYFVVLETLDTEEATYIWHSPKNKSSLIDEVKQIDNQLTVIREKGRQAFLENSPENFARIMHDYSDNKKGFIIWKSVLEEII from the coding sequence ATGAATGTCTCCCCTTTACCTCAAATTCAATTTTTCCGCTTCCTTTTCAAAGGTCGTGAAGATGTGTTTGCTGTTCGTTGGGAGAAAGGAAACAAATCGGGTTATATGCCAGCCTATTTTTATGATCCATATCGTCTTCGGGTTCATAAAATGAATGGTGGGACATTTCAGAATTTCACCGAAAAGTCTTATCTGAAATATACAGATGAACAGATCCAAAAGCATTTGGAGGGTTTTCATCATATTGGAATTTATCCTCTATTACAAGACAATACCACTTGGTTTTTAGTAGCAGATTTTGATAAAGCGAATTGGCAAAATGAAGCCGTTATTTTTCTTAATGCTTGTAAAGAAAAAGAAATTCCAGCCTACTTGGAGCGTTCTCGTTCAGGAAATGGCGGACACGTTTGGATATTTTTTGATAAACCATATCCCGCCATAAGAAGTCGCAAAATATTCATTTCAATTTTAGAACAATCGGGAGCGTTTTCAATGTTTGATAAAAGCTCCAGTTTTGATAGATTGTTTCCCAATCAGGATTTTCTTTCAGGTAAAGGCTTTGGGAACTTGATTGCATTGCCATTTTTTAAACCAACTTTTGAAAAAGGAAATAGCTGTTTTGTCAATCCCGAATCATTTGAGCCATTCACTGACCAATGGGATTTTCTGAAAAATGTTCAAAAGGTTTCTACGGATTATTTAGACGAACTGTACAAATCATTATCGCCTGATGTTCCGATAATAATACCGCAACCAACAAATGGAAAACTTAGCATTTCTTTAAACAATACGATACGAATCAGCAGAAATGGATTAACGCCATCACTTACTCATTTTCTGAAAGAAGAATTAAATTTTGCAAACTCTGAATTTTTCATCAAAAAGAAATCAGGAAGAAACACCTTTGAAACAGTCCGTTATTTTAAACTGATTGAGGAATCAGAAAGTGAAATTTTCATTCCTCGGGGATTTATCGGCAAGCTTTTACGATTTTGTAAGGAATCACAAATTGAATTTGATTTTCTAAATGAAAGAAAGCTAAAACCATCTATTCCTTTAGCGTTCAATGCTGCTTTGCGAAATCATCAACTATGTGTAATTGAAACGGTTTCAAAAAAGGATTATGGAGTAATAGTTGCACCGCCAGGTTCAGGAAAAACAGTTATTGGGTTGAAAATAATTGCGGATAAAAGACAACCTGCACTCATTATTGTTCACCGAAAACAATTATTGGAACAATGGACAGAACGGATTGAAGCATTTTTGGGTATTCCCAAAAGAGATATTGGTATTTTCGGTCAAGGGAAGTCAAAAATTGGTAAACAAATTACCGTGGCAACTATTCAGAGTTTACCAAAGCAAATAGAATCTGTACAAAATCAATTTGGAACTATCATTGTGGACGAATGCCACCACGTTCCTGCCGAAACTTTCAGAAATACGATTGAAAAATTACAAGCTTATTATCTGTATGGATTAACCGCTACCCCTTTCCGAAAATACAGTGATGGCAAAATGATTTTCACCCATTTGGGAAAAATCATTGCCAATATTCAACCCACTGAAATTGAAAATTATAAACAGGCGAAAATCATCATCCGCAACTCGGAATTAAATGTTCCATATAATTCTAAGACAGATAGTTTTGAAACATTGTCAAAAATTTTAGTTCACGATACTGCCCGAAACAAACTGATATTTGAAGATGTAAAAACAGAACTGAATCAAGGTAAGAAAGCGGTTATCATCACCGAACGAAAAGAGCATATTGATACGCTCTATTTGTTTTTAAAACATTCGTATGAATCCGTTACACTCAGTGGAGAAGACTCAGAAACTTCTAAAAAAGCCAAATGGAAAACATTACAAGAAGGGAATTTTCAGGTTTTAATTACAACAGGACAATATTTTGGAGAAGGAACAGATTTGCAAAATATTAGCTGTTTGTTTTTGGTCTATCCCTTTTCTTTTGAAGGCAAACTAATCCAATATATCGGCAGGGTGCAACGCTCGGAAATAAATCCGACCATTTATGATTATCGAGATTATAAGATTGGTTATCTCAACAAACTTTACTTAAAGCGAAATACGTATTATCGAAAAATTGACAAGCAGGCAACTTTGTTTGATGAACCAAAGGACGAAATCACAACTTCAAACCACGTTATAACCATAGAAAAGAAAATCAAAGTTCCAATTGAGGAATTGGAGTTTCATTACGGAAGTGTAGCGTTCAAATATTCAGTTGTAGAGATGAATACCGAACTTCAATTTCAGGTTGAAAATAATGAAATTAGACCAGAATTTGAGGTGCTTAAACCCTATTTTATCAAAACTCTAAAGTCAAAAAGTGTTGTTGTAGAATTGTTTGCTGAATTTGAAAACGGGAAATTGGTTTCTCAATTGGCACTATCAACTACTATTGACCGCATCAATAAAGAAGTGGTTGAGGGCGTGAAATTTCAGTTTCTAAATAAAAGATTGCTCAAACAATTCAGTCCCAAAAATCAAAACATTCTGACTTCTGATGAATTACAAGAGCAGGATAAAATTTATTCAAATGCAGAAGAGTTGTTAAATGAAATTCTGAAAAATAAGCTATACAAACATTCAGAACACATTCAATATTTAGCAGAAAGACATGAAAGGTCAATAATGAAAATTCGTTTTGTCCTCAATCCATTTTCATTCGTATTTCTGCTTGCAGGAGAGCAAAGTTATTTTGTTGTTTTGGAGACTTTGGACACAGAAGAAGCAACTTACATTTGGCATAGCCCGAAAAATAAATCATCATTAATAGATGAAGTAAAACAAATTGACAACCAGTTAACCGTTATTAGAGAAAAAGGAAGACAAGCATTTTTAGAAAATAGTCCAGAAAACTTTGCTAGAATTATGCACGATTATTCAGATAACAAAAAAGGATTTATAATATGGAAATCTGTATTAGAAGAGATAATTTAG
- a CDS encoding helix-turn-helix domain-containing protein, with protein MSKKLKNILLLILLLSNVVVGQNSNFTFSRLNATHGLSDNQVRFILQLVDGRMVFTTNGNLNIYDGFKFQYIHRSDKDITTLKKYDGHYRVYQSKDSLLWIKDQYKLMCIDLKIEQYIPEPNKIFRSKGVTSTILDFFLDDYKRMWLLTENGLIQPETNTLIKNISDGGRLQDLGSDKNFLYLFYHTGEVICYDLNTQEKVYGASPYALSEVQYFDRTSMVVKGKEGFYQLRNGYKGGFFYFNPKTKNWKTILETSYTLNTLVITNDEKAYVSSLKGIWEIDDKRGVKNYFPSLKTIDEEVVDTDISTLFFDQQGALWIGTNNRGLLYYHPSRFSFQKIGTSYFPNLTSKDLSIWSFAEDEFGKIYLKSNSGYYQYHTTSKDSTYLTSIYVENLSREVIEQLNRSENNIYKNKTYNTLFSDSRNWVWAGTSDGLKLFTPEDQTGKTFHVEDGLVNNSVYAIIEDKHKQLWVTTSNGISKINVDTNSQEIYFTNFNYFDGTLSGEYLNSSALESKDGTLFFGGIDGFNTLSPNHISVPDLPFKPLLRSIRVHGNKIEHQRIYGKKVLLSQATPFVKDITLNYNDNFLAFDFASLNYINPEKTYYRYQMEGVDEDWVALQPGHASGKLLTISYTNLEPGAYSLNVMSSNKVDVWQGKAHKIDITIQPPWWKSTAAYISYLIAFILITSGTLYFYLRYTKEKIEQHHREEILLLRIRNLIDQRKAFEDIQEKQEEIGDSTAEEQFQKPADIAFLNKAIEFVEKNINIPGYTVEELSSDLNMERTGLYKKLTKLLEESPSLFIRNLRLKKAEQLLLEGDLTIAEIADRVGFSSSSYLSKCFREVYGYNPSKYTENAKKST; from the coding sequence ATGAGCAAAAAATTAAAAAACATACTTCTTTTAATCCTATTACTATCAAACGTAGTGGTAGGCCAGAATTCAAATTTTACGTTTTCTCGTTTAAATGCCACTCATGGTCTTAGTGATAATCAGGTGAGATTTATTCTTCAGCTTGTTGATGGTCGAATGGTTTTTACTACAAACGGAAATCTTAATATTTATGATGGTTTTAAATTCCAATACATACATCGTAGTGATAAGGATATAACAACCCTAAAAAAATATGATGGGCATTATCGTGTTTATCAAAGTAAAGACTCCTTACTGTGGATAAAAGATCAATACAAATTAATGTGTATTGATTTAAAGATAGAACAATATATACCCGAGCCTAATAAAATTTTTAGAAGTAAGGGTGTGACTTCTACGATTCTAGATTTCTTTTTGGATGACTATAAGAGGATGTGGTTACTGACTGAAAATGGACTAATACAACCTGAAACCAATACTTTAATTAAAAATATATCTGATGGGGGAAGACTTCAGGATTTGGGTAGCGATAAGAATTTCTTGTATCTTTTTTATCATACGGGAGAAGTTATTTGCTACGATCTTAATACACAAGAAAAAGTTTATGGTGCAAGTCCTTACGCTCTAAGTGAAGTACAATATTTTGATAGAACCTCTATGGTTGTTAAAGGCAAAGAGGGATTTTATCAGCTTCGAAATGGATACAAGGGCGGTTTTTTCTACTTTAATCCAAAAACGAAGAATTGGAAAACTATACTAGAAACCTCTTATACTTTAAATACACTGGTAATTACAAATGATGAGAAGGCTTACGTGAGTAGTTTAAAAGGGATTTGGGAAATTGATGATAAAAGAGGTGTTAAGAATTATTTTCCATCGCTAAAGACCATTGATGAAGAGGTTGTAGATACAGATATCAGCACCTTGTTTTTTGATCAGCAAGGGGCCTTATGGATTGGCACTAATAATCGAGGATTATTATATTACCATCCTTCCCGATTTAGTTTTCAAAAAATTGGAACCTCTTATTTTCCTAATTTAACTTCAAAAGATTTAAGTATTTGGTCTTTTGCAGAAGATGAGTTTGGTAAAATATACCTGAAATCAAATTCAGGTTATTATCAATATCATACCACATCCAAAGACAGTACCTATTTAACCTCTATATATGTAGAAAATTTGTCTAGGGAAGTTATTGAACAATTAAATAGAAGTGAAAACAATATTTATAAGAATAAAACTTACAACACTTTATTTTCAGATAGTCGCAATTGGGTTTGGGCTGGAACATCGGATGGGTTAAAACTTTTTACACCTGAAGATCAAACAGGAAAAACTTTTCATGTAGAAGATGGCCTTGTCAATAACTCTGTATACGCAATAATTGAAGATAAGCATAAGCAATTATGGGTTACCACAAGTAATGGTATTTCTAAAATTAATGTTGATACAAATTCTCAAGAAATCTACTTTACTAATTTTAATTATTTTGATGGAACGCTCTCTGGGGAATATTTAAATTCTTCCGCCCTTGAATCTAAAGATGGGACTTTGTTTTTTGGAGGAATTGATGGGTTTAATACCTTATCTCCAAATCATATTTCTGTACCAGATTTGCCCTTTAAACCTCTTTTGAGATCTATTAGAGTCCATGGAAATAAAATAGAGCATCAACGTATATATGGAAAAAAAGTTCTTTTATCACAGGCGACTCCTTTTGTTAAGGATATTACACTTAACTACAATGATAACTTTTTAGCATTCGACTTTGCATCCCTTAATTACATTAATCCAGAAAAAACTTATTATCGTTATCAGATGGAAGGCGTAGATGAAGATTGGGTTGCCCTGCAACCAGGTCATGCATCTGGGAAACTCTTAACTATTAGCTATACAAATTTAGAACCAGGAGCGTATTCTTTAAATGTTATGTCATCAAACAAAGTAGATGTATGGCAAGGAAAAGCCCATAAAATTGATATTACTATACAGCCACCATGGTGGAAAAGTACAGCTGCTTATATTAGCTATTTAATAGCCTTTATTCTAATAACTTCAGGAACATTATATTTCTATCTTAGGTATACTAAAGAGAAAATAGAGCAGCATCATAGGGAGGAAATTCTTTTATTAAGAATACGTAATTTAATTGATCAGCGCAAAGCTTTTGAAGACATCCAAGAGAAACAGGAAGAAATAGGTGATTCTACTGCAGAAGAGCAATTTCAAAAGCCTGCCGATATTGCTTTTCTTAACAAGGCTATTGAATTTGTTGAGAAGAATATAAATATTCCAGGATATACTGTTGAAGAGCTTAGTAGCGATTTAAATATGGAACGAACTGGGCTATATAAAAAATTGACAAAACTACTAGAAGAATCACCCAGTCTATTTATAAGAAACTTAAGATTAAAAAAAGCTGAGCAATTATTACTTGAAGGCGATTTAACCATTGCCGAAATTGCAGATCGAGTAGGGTTTAGTAGTTCTAGCTATTTAAGTAAATGTTTTCGTGAAGTTTATGGGTATAATCCTTCAAAGTACACTGAAAACGCAAAGAAATCAACCTGA